The Chitinophaga sp. Cy-1792 genome contains the following window.
TTCTCTTACAGCCTTTTAGCATTGCGTCTAATCGACGGCATACAGCATTTCAAAAGTGCTGGGATAGTCTTTATAGGATACAGAAATATGGTAATAGAAATTCTTTTCTGCATAATCCCATCCGTGGCTCATCCACACCGGTGAGAACACCTGGAAGTTAATCATGAACTGGGTAGGTTGAATAAAGCTGTTTTTGGATTTGAGCATGTTACATAGCAGGCCCGCATACGGGCGCAGGACGCTATTGCAATAATCAGTATCAGAAGGATTGGAAGCACCTTCAATACGTAGCAGGCTTAAAGTATCTCCCTTTTGAGAGACGTTCACTGCAAATTTTGACTGTGTGGTAAATCCGCCAACATTTGCCATAATTTCATCGCTAAAGAAATTTCTTCCACCCGTATTTATTGGAGTGTCCTTTGTCATCTCTTTGGTACATCCAATCATCAACCAGGAAATGGTTAGTACAATGATGAGTTTCATATTCAATGGGATTTTCAAAAAAAACATATTGCACAAATGCTAATAGATTTGCGCCGAAATAATGAGTAATTCTTAAAGAGATAAACTATTAACCCTAACTATCTGCATGTGAAGCGGGCTATAAAAATTTTTCAGGTACCTCGCCTTCAAAAAATCGGTTGATACAATTTTTAATTAATGGTCTATAAAGGTAATATGATACGCTAATTTAATGCTTATTAGTTAGTTAAGTGCCTCTGGTGCACCTGGTATTCGATTGTGGTACTCGTAGGAAACGACACTAAAATAAGTAAAATTTTTATAGTAATAAAGCAGTGAGCGATCTACCAGAAAAAAAATACCCATCCCTCCTATCCTTAGAAAAATCTGCCGCTAAACATGCAGGAAGATCACATGGTTCCAACCTGCAACGGAGGCCCGTTGACGTAATATTCCGTCAGAAAACATTTTGTAGAAAATTTGAATAGATAGTTCCAGGTAAAGAATATTTTCCTGATCCGATTACCCACAAAATATTGTCAGTCATAATTTTGCGCCTCGCTAAGTCTTAACTGTAATACAATTACAAGATATACGCTATATGAATAATTTTAGCATCACTGGCATCCTCACGATGTCATTACTGGCAGCCGCTTTAAATGCAGGTGCGCAGGATCAGCCAAAGGAAAAACAGAAAGAAAATCGTGATAGTCTTTGGAGCATATCCCTGGAGAATGTGACGGTCACGTCTAATGGGTTAAACAGCAAAATAAAAAACCTGTCCAGCACAGTAAACATCGTCAATAGCAAGCAAATTAAAGATCTTGGCATCCAATCAGTAGGCGATGCGATCAGGCTTATTCCGGGTGCGAACTATCAGGATGAGGATGGACGCGGGCTAAAGCCTGGCATAGGTTTACGCGGACTGGATCCATCAAGAAACGGATATGTGCTGGTATTGGTAGATGGAAAAATACCATTAGGACAAAGTTACGGTCAGCTGGGTGCATATTACATGCTTCCTATTGCGTCCATAGAAAGAATTGAGGTAATAAAAGGCGCATCCCCTGTATTGTACGGGGCTGGCTCTATTGGTGGCGTCATTAACCTCATTACCAAAAAAGGTTATGGCCAGCCCAATGTAGAAGGAAGCGTAGAGGTCGGCAGTTTTAAATACCTCAACGCATCTGCTGCTGCTTTTGGCGATAATGGAAAACTCAACTACTATGTAAATTACAACCGCAGACAAGGTGATGGCTTCCGCACATCCAGGTCAGCTTTTGGAACAAATGATGTTACTTTCCGTGTTGGTACAAAACTGGATAACAAAGATGAATTCACTTTTTCCGGCAATATTTATACAGAAAATGCAGAAACACCAGGGGGGTTGTCAGAACAGCAGTATAAGGATAATTACAGACAGAGTGTAAATCCTTACGATCAGTTTTATGCCAATCGTTATTCTGCTTCTGCCGTATATAAAAAGAATATTGATTCGCTCAACACCATTTCCCTTTCAGTTTTTGCCAATTATTTCAAACGAAACTGGTGGTATGATACTAACAGAGATCAAAAATCTATCCTTGGCGACCTAAGGGATATTTTTACTGGAGGAACCGTGTTAGAATACAACCGCAATAACAACCTGTTTAACCTGAAAAATTCCCTGATCGCCGGATTTAAATATCTCGGAGATCAAACCAACAGCACAAAGGTGCTTGGCTCTGATCCACTGCAACACGTCGGAAAAACGACTTACTCAGTTACAATCCCAACCAATGTTCTGGAAGGATACATTCAGGATGAAATTCATTTTTCCGATAAACTCAGTTTTACACCCGGACTACGTTATACTTCCATCAACTATGGGCAGAATGACTATTTAACTGCGCAAAAATC
Protein-coding sequences here:
- a CDS encoding TonB-dependent receptor domain-containing protein, coding for MNNFSITGILTMSLLAAALNAGAQDQPKEKQKENRDSLWSISLENVTVTSNGLNSKIKNLSSTVNIVNSKQIKDLGIQSVGDAIRLIPGANYQDEDGRGLKPGIGLRGLDPSRNGYVLVLVDGKIPLGQSYGQLGAYYMLPIASIERIEVIKGASPVLYGAGSIGGVINLITKKGYGQPNVEGSVEVGSFKYLNASAAAFGDNGKLNYYVNYNRRQGDGFRTSRSAFGTNDVTFRVGTKLDNKDEFTFSGNIYTENAETPGGLSEQQYKDNYRQSVNPYDQFYANRYSASAVYKKNIDSLNTISLSVFANYFKRNWWYDTNRDQKSILGDLRDIFTGGTVLEYNRNNNLFNLKNSLIAGFKYLGDQTNSTKVLGSDPLQHVGKTTYSVTIPTNVLEGYIQDEIHFSDKLSFTPGLRYTSINYGQNDYLTAQKSATKTDVLVYSFGLLYKPVERFRIYSTVSKGYNPPVLYAALDPGTVANGNSLGAETSTNYEVGIRTTPATWMDISMSAYVLDFDHKLIEEGGKFSNADKALHRGLELEMNIFPAKGLRLYVTGALQKATFNSGPYKNNLLPYAPQQLVTVGAQYERNIKSGILGINVYNTFTGKQYNDALNTEQPSENGDNGAIPAYNLLNLSVNYKWSHWGISATVNNMLNEKYFTHRYDFWGGKFPGAPTTINIGLNYRLHP